The DNA sequence TACGTGTTTCCCTCTGACTTTTGTGTCATCTTAGTAATCCACCCATGTTTACGCATcaagccgcagccggtcgcgtcagtaaatccgaaacattttggacctctgtccatggacggaaggagaggagagaagaagagctgaattcgtgcggctcgtgtatgaaaaggttcaagcgagtcacgcttgttgcggagctcataattgaaggggaaaaaatttcagttgacatcctcgaccgattttgtgatttcaagttcattcgagggatttatctcaaaatcggttttttgtttgtttttggcaaggttttttgtgtttgtttttgtatttttcattttatttttttcctttcgagtaagttttgggacatttttgatagattattctAAGTGGACTTTggaaattcatcaaaggtttttgcctatcttatacttaattaaaaggaagtgacacgtcaatttcctcgaccggattttttgcccgaaaatgtttttgagggtttttgtagtttatatcaggtaGTTTTTGGGTGGATAAAGGTTTGGCTATACGAAGAGCTAGCAAAACCTAAGTATTCGGTGAAATAGACCATTTTTTACCCGGAGTTTTATTGAATTTCTTAAAGCGACCTCCTCATCTCCCCTTATAGTCGCTCCTATCCTCGCCAATCAATTTTAGACACAACATTTATACAGATGATTTCCTTTGTCCGTTTTTTATTagtggtacaattttttttcttgtaacctTTGCTATGAGACCTTGTAAAAAAGGAGCTTCATTGAAAGATGTCGGGCGAAAGTAACAATTCTCGTCTTGCAGCTACTTTCCACACTTTCTTCTTTAGTCACTACTTTGATGTGTATGTAAGTTTCAGtgtcataaaaaaatataaagcaaCCTCCTCATCTCCCCTTATAGTTGCTCCTATCCTCACCGACTACCATTGGACGAAGCAGTTTATGGATACTTCTTTTTGTCCATTTTAAGAACTAACAGTGAAAGTTTTCTTGAACTTTCTTAGAAAAAAGGCAAATGAAAGCAGCTTTCGGTCTGTTTGCGGCTGCTTTCCAGAATTggtttctattttcttttgccAGTCCTCTCTCCGTAACTGCGACTTTATACTATGGTAATAGAGAGGAAGTCTGTGTTAAACGGATTAGTATGTAATTGGGTTGATAAGACTATAGGGATGCAATCTTTCGGTTTTTTCCCAACATTCAATTACTCCGATGCTACAAACTTTTCTTTCTCATACTTCTCCCTCACGGTTGGAGCTTGGTGTAAATCAAGAGATACGCTGAAGAGCAGCCTTGATTGCTACACCAATCGTAGGGTCTTATGCTCTCATCGTCCGCTTCAACGTACTGTCCAGCGGTCTGAATTACAGTTGTGTAGTGTCCAGACACGATACTCGAACCATGGTGACGGACATTTGCGTGTAATTCGTACCGATCTGCCCCGAGGGTAAGATTTTTTGTCGCAAGCTCTGTCACTTGGAATctatcatttttcacgaaaatacctTCCTGAATTTCAGTTGTGCGGAGAATTTGAATGGCCAACACATTGCCGGGGTTTCGTACGACTGTGCGGCTAAAACATTTGCCCGAGCATCTTTGGCCATCCGCTGATATTTTCTCACAGCGGATGTCATCGTTCGGAGACCAAGCGCTTAGGGCGGAGTAGAGTCCCTGAATATTACTTTGCAATCCTCGTATTGGCATGGAAAGGATGTATTGGGTGGACTCGATAGGTCTGACAGTGCTGCAATCTGCACATTTCAGCTCTAATACCTCTGTGAACTTAGTACTATCCATCAACGCAGCGTTATGGAGAATCAAGTAATCCATGAATTCCCTCGCACATTGCTGCTGAGCGAGCATGAACTTTTCATCCGTTTCGATACGAACGGTATAAGCAGAAAGCAATCCTCTTCGATAGGTATGATAAAGATTTGCAAGGTCTCTCAACGCACTGCGGCTGGGATAGTTTATCAGAGCAGACCTCAGAGGTTCTAAACTTAACAGAGCTTGTAATGTTGCATTAGCGTAACAGGACACTTTACTCCCATTTTCTGGCATGTTTTGAAATCTTGGGAAAGTAGACAAGTCCGATTTCTGGGCGAGGGGAGGAGGAGCATGGGACCTCTTCGGTGCATCCGAAAGGGGACCGGCAGTGGTTGCGTTCGGAGCGACATTTTTACTCCTGGACTCTGTTGAGGCGATTGTAGCGTCCAACTTCAGTCGCTTTCGAGCTGTTTTGTCAGATCTTGTCTGCGGTGGAATTTCCCCACCTCGTTTGGCGACAGCAGAGGGCGCTGGGGGAACAGTCTTGTCCGTAGCATCCTTCACCGGAGCAGGTTTTTTCTGCCTCGGACCTATATTGGATGGGTCCACTCTGCGGTAAAAGAGGAGCTGAGCATCGACAGACCCTTTCGGCCATCTTCCTACAGCGACGTTACAATCGTCGGCTGATATGAATTTTCTGCCAGACACGACAAGAGCATCGCAGTGGCCTGTTTCGAAATTCGGGCCGTGATGGAATAATGCTCCATGCAACCTGTAGCGATGACCACCGACTGTGATAGTGGTCGTCTGAAGCGCCGGTGATCGAAATTTGGTGTTTTTCACAAGCCTTCCGTCAGGTTTCTTTTCCCACAGTGGCATCTCTACGAAGAGTACATCTTGCAGTTTCTGCAACTCCGAGCACTGAACCTCGCTGTTTCTCTTGCAAGTAGAGCATGTTGAGTTTGGAATGGGGGACCAAGAGAGAATATTTTCTAATAAGTCCGTGACCTTGTTCTTGTTCTGTCCCGTAGGTGGTAATCGCAGAATGTACTCGTCCAAAATGTCGACGCTCTTGGTGTCGCAGGTCTTGCATTTTTTCTGGATTATCAAAGCGAATTTGCACATCCCTTGCAAGGTTTCACTCCTCTCGATCAAGGCGTGCAAGAAGAGGGAAGGATTTTGCTCCTGTTTCTCGACAAACCGATGCCCCAATTCTTGGCGGATACCTTCGGAGGAAAGTGAaactttttgtttaaattgaaattgCTTGGCGACAGCTCGCAAAGAGGTCATTCCACTTGAGCTCCGCAATGAATTTCGTACAGGCTCGTAGCTGAGTAAGCATTGTAGATTAGCGTTTGCAAAGCTCGAAACACCATCGCTGTTTACGAAGGCTGGCCAATGAGTGGCGGACGCTCCCTTTTTGGGAGTGGGAGAGTTACCGTAAATGTTTGGGGCCTTCGCATTTTTGGGTGCCCATTGATTATCCGGAAGGTGTTTATTTCTGTGCGTAGAGTACTGCATGACCAGATGTTTTAAGTGAGGAGTCATCTGTCGGAGTCTATTGTACTCAGCGATAGCCGCCTTGTGGGCTTTGATTTTCTCTGGATCGAAGTTGATCAAATGTAAGCCTTCCAGGGTTCTGACCCTGGACAAGGCAACGTAAGATTGTCCGGCGCAGAAGATACGATTTCCAATGTCTGCGATGACCGTATCCATGGACATAGCCTGGCTTTTATGGATCGTTCCTGCGTAAGAGAGTCTTAGAGGAAATTGTTTTCTATGAACGAATATGCCTGGCTGTAGTTCAAACTTCCCCACTTCGGGCTCCCGCATTTCCAGGGAATCTTGTTCCGTCCGCAAGGTTACAGCTCTGGGGCGCTTGTTCGAATCGACAACTATATTCTGTGCGGCTCCCGTTGTACCATTCACGAAGCCTGTGGGAACATCCATGTTTTTTGTCAGCATGACTTTGGCGTTCTCTTTGATGACGATCAGTTTTTCTAAACCAGCTGTTCGGGTGGCATCTTCCTCCAACTTTTGAAGCTTGGCGAGCGCTCTGTTCTTGTCCGTCAGTTTGCACTCGATCGAGTCTTCAGCGACGAAATGTATCTCTTCTCCCGGTAACTTCGAGAGTGCCTTTCGGTTTAAAACGTTGCACATTGCCTTTTCGGGCATGAGACATAGTCCCTCTTTTTCTTTACTAAGAACAAAAGATGCCAGTTCATCCGCTCTCTCATCGGGATCGGAACTCTTGAAGGAAAACAAGCGACTGCGAAGAGTCTCTTGATTTTCAGCGGTACAAATACCGAGACGTGCGTTGTCCAACAGTTGGCAGAATTCTGGGTTACTTTGTTGCCGCATGTTGATCAGGAGCTCGTCGTAGTCTTTGAAATATTCCGTCCACAAGTTGATGTTGACGCCACCGGAGAAGTGCTTCTTAAACTCTCGATCGgtcattttctggaaaatgaaCCGCCCCTTCACCGGGCTCAGCTGAAGCAAGTCTCCTACGGCTAGTATATTTATGCCGCCGAAGGGAGCTTTTTCGTGACAGTCGTAAATCTCGGACAGTCTCAGGTGTATCATCATGAAATTCATACTCGAGACCATGGAAATTTCATCGATGACTATGAGAACTACGCCCTCCAGTTCTGCTCTCAATATCTCCAGAACATGATCGGAGAGGCGAGTGTATTTCAAGCTGTCGCCGTGCTCTACAGGCAGTTGAAGCAGCCTGTGGACTGTGACTCCTTTGATTTCGGATGCAGCTGCACCAGTAGGTGCCGTCAAcgcaatttttctcttcaattccTGCTTGACCCACTGGGTGAGAGCTTTTATCAAATAGGACTTTCCAGTCCCTCCAACACCGGAGACGAATTTCCTCATCGGGTCCTTCGCCTCGTAGTCGTCAGGATTTTTCTCGTGACTCGTGACGTATCGAGACAATCTTCCTTTTATATTCTCGTAGACTCTACGCTGATCAGGGTTCAGCTGCGATTCCAGCCATGACAAATCGTGTTCGGGCTGTAAATTTGCAGCATCATGGAAGTCTTGCATTGCCCGTTGCGCTTCCACGCGTCTGAATTCCTGTGCCTCAGGACCTAGCAAGTTGTCGTCCGGCAGTTCTGGATTCTCTTCTCCGAACTCTCTACATTTGGCCTCTATGAGTTCGGTTACTGCATCATGGGCAGCGATGATTTCGGAGACCTTTTCATGGTATTTCATTGCCTCCTGAAGGGTGTGTTTTTCAGCGTCGAACGCCTCCGTATAGGTGTCGCACTGACCTTTCAACGCACCGATTCTTAGCCACGGTTTGAATAGCAacagtaaactgtaaaaatactgtTCTGGCTTTTGTTTCGGGTCGCATCTGTAGTGCTGGATGATGTGCGGTCGCTTCCTTTTGCGCACATATTTCTGCCCGTAAGGATAGAAGGTAGGGAGTGGTTCTCTGATCGGTCGACTCTTAACGATGTCCCAATATTTCGCATAATCGTACAAACAGACGTCGTTCATTTCGCACGGTCTGTTCGGATAGTGGGTGTCGATTATACTAGGACAGAACACGTCAACATCGTTAGGATCCATCTTTTCTATCTCTTTTTTCGGCTTCACCCTCCTGCTGCGAAGGATACTGGTATCGACCCATTTGAAAGTCGTATCGGGGTCTGTTCCGTAAAGCGGTATACTCATTAAAGTATCAGCAGCCTCGAAGGCCCCGCACTCGCGGTTCGCCAGAGATCTGAGCCCGTAATTCCACAGACTTCTGTTCACATCTTCGACGCTGGCAATGGAGTCGAAAACGTCCGTCATGTGACTAGTCTCGGCTTTGGTCTGGTACTTGGAGATGTACTTGCCAATTATGGCGGCTTTGTCACCGACGTACTGTAAGTCCATATTGCCCGCCCAAACGAGCATAGTGGCAGGGTTATAATCATTGATACGTTCTGTTCCCTCCGCACGAGGCAAATCGTACAGTCTTGAATTCTTGACTAAATTTCTCCTACCAGCTATAGCGGTAGGTGCATCGCGCAGTTCGAAAGTAGACCGAGCGGCGCGAGGGAAATCAAAGCGGCACACTCTTTTAACACCGTTTTTATAAGTCTTTTTCCGCTTGCAGTAATCGTTACAACGGTGTTGCTGGTATTTAGTGACCTTGGCATGTAACGTTGGGAAAGTCTTTTTGTCCGGAATTTCACAAGTAATGTGATCCTGGATGAACTTGGCTACCTCTTCGCTGGAGGACTTGCCCAGCACCGGTGCATCTTTCACCCAAAGGAGGGTATGCCAATGTGGAGCTCCTCTGGTTTGATATTCTCTGCGCCAAACAAAGTGTTCGATGACGCCCAGAGGTCCTCCACCGGGCTGTGCCAAAAAAGCTAGCATAGCCGATAACTTCTGATGATAATACCTACAGACAGAAATTGCATCACCTGCGATGAGAGCTGCTGTCTgtttggtgtttttttcatCTCCGTCCAGTTCTTTCAAGTACGCCTCGAGATCTTTGTCATCGTAGTCTGCCGGTGCCAAAGTGAGGAAGAAAGTGGGCGGCCCATACGTCTCGATCATTGATAAAATTTCACTGTAGGGCTTTTTCCAGTATTCTTCCGTGTTCCGTACTCTACTGAAAACACTCGTCAGGTCCTTACTGAATTCTCCTGCCTCCATTTTCTTCAGAAACTCCGAGGCGGTCATATTACCGTGAACCACATTCAGAACCTGATAAATGCCAGCCGCCAACTCTCGCATGGTGGCTTGATTCAACAGGTAGAAGAGGTATTGCACGTTTTTCCTGAACTGAGGTTGCCGATGGAACATTTTCGCATGAACGAAATTCGTAAAGTCGACTTGGACCTCTCTGTCCGCTTGGAAATAGTTTTTCCCATCGGGGAACAAATCAGGAAAACACATCGCATCCAGCTTGGCACTTCTCGAATCAACGCTGGGCTCCTGAATTTTTAACATTTGGTACAAATCTTTGGCGCGATGATTTTCTCTCTTACCGTAAATGGGAAAAATAGTATAAGGAGCATAAAACTCATCCTCTTTGTCCCGCTGGGTAAGCATGGCAGCTATGTTCTGTAACGGTGGCAGCGAATCATTCGGGCGGTGACCAGGTCGGAGAGGTCTTTCTGGACCTGTTTCCTCGGCTTCGGCTCCGACAGGCTCATCACCATCGATTTGGCCTTGCCCAGCGTCAAGGGAGACGTtcgattcttcaagaaaacgaGCAGGCTCATTGTTGACTTCTTGATCGGCATCCGCGTCCGGACAAGAAGTGTCTGCCTGCAAGAGAGGTTCTTCTCTGGCACGTTCGTGATTCAGAGAGTCACTACTCTGCGGAGAATCATGATGTTGCGGTGCATCGGTGGAATTATTTATTAAGTCCTCATCAACATTCAAATCCGCATCAAGGACATCTTCCGCGTTGATTCCTGTTAAGTCGTGAACAGCTCTTTGATTGACAGACTCATCTGATAGATTCCTTGCTCCATGCTGAATGCTTTGCGGCTCGTCATCAGAGATCTCTGTGTCGAGACTAGCTTCCGACGGTGCAGGTTGTGCCTCATCGGATTCCGAATCGGGCTCGTCCGGATCAGAATCCGCATCAGGTTCGTCCGAAGCAGAGTCTGGATCAGGCTCGTCCGGATCACATTCGGCATCAGGCTCGTCCGGATCAGATTCTGCGGTTGAGCGATCTCTTCCCGTAGTACTTTTCGGAGCCGTTTCTGTGTCTGGGACGTAACGCAATAGCTCCTCAGCCGATTTAGGAATTTCGACTTTCTGGTACAGCGGATTATTCTTCTTCAGCCACTGTAAAGCCTTCAAGACGTTAGTGACGTTCACCACGGACTCCCAGACTTTTCTGTTTTTGGTGGGAAGACCTCTCACTAGAATGAACAACTCCTGGTTAGGCAAAGTTGTTTGCCCTGACTCTAAAACTCTTTTAAGAGTAAGTTCTAAGGGCAGCGGCAAATGGAAAGTCCTCCCCACAACCTTGGAGGTCAAGTGGGCCGACGGTATTTTTCGGTTCATTACCGTCCCCGCTTTGACCACAACTTGGAAGGCTTTAACCAGTTGAATGAACATTTTCTCGAAGCTGTTCAAACATCCGATTTCTAGTGGAATCGGAGGAACTTCCATTTGATTGATGGATGCGATCGGAGGTATGgtgttgttttttattttcttgtgaCAGTAGTCACAGATCCAATCGCAACACGCATCTGTTAGTTGCGCGTATGCGAAAATCTCCAGCCACGTCTGATTCTCGATCGGCTTTATCTTCTCGACGGACTTTAAACTTCGCAGATGCATGAGCCTCTCGCAGCACAAGCAGTAGTTTCGCGGGAGGTCTTCCATTAATTTCTTATGGGCTTTAAAGCTTTTTTGGAACTTAGCTTGGATTTCATCTTCGGAAACGAATTTTTGTCCGCCCACTTCGAACTCTCCGCCTTTTAACTTCGCTGCTTCTGCCACAGCGGCCAACTCGGATACGTTTCCGTTATATAATGCAAAATCAAGGTCGTCAATCTTATGCAAGAGTCGTTTTAGGGTTTGCAACTGACGAAGTAATGATCTTACACGAGGGTAATGAGGCCCCAGGTTCTGCAACACGACGAACGGAGCTCCTTTACCGTCATCGAGTCTGCAGGATAGCGTATGGCCTGATTTAATAGGGCTCTCAACGCACACTCTATTGGAGCAATCATTCATACTCACGATAAAAAGGACTATTGCCTTTAAAACTACAGACTGAGATAGTTCGgaaagaattttcttcactttatTTGTCGCATCTGCCTCGTTCACTTTACAGACATCACTTTCGCAAGGCCACTTATGAGATTTCCGAGCACTTTCCCAGTATCGAAAGACATTTTGAACAACGCCTTCGTTATCGAGGATGAGGGGACCACGAGCTGAAGGGATGGTCTTGTAAGAGAGCTCATTAAAATAACTCTCAGTGAACGAGGTATGTTGTTTGGGGCCCAAAATGGCGGCACAACAATCGTCTTCTTTCGAGAGATTTCTGGCGATGGTGAGTCGAGTATCGCATTCAGACACCAACTCTTTATGAACACTTTTGAACTGAGCGAGCAACCTTTTACGATGGATCATACACCATTTAACCAAGGTCTCGGCTTCCATCGCTGCGCTTACTTGAGAGCCTTTTAAACGAGaagagatatttttttctatcataCCCTCGGGAGATTGGAGTATGAAGACATTCCTTCTTAATTTACCTCTGGAGtaaactttgaaacttttgaaagttttattgaAGATCGGTTGGTCAATGCTGGCTTTCGGTACATTTCTCCGGAACGTAGAGGGCCTCGAAAGTCGGGCTGCTAGCCTTGAAGGATGATTCCTCTTTGAAACCGAAAGTGGCTGCCCACCGCCCCTGTCCATCGAACAAGTCTGGACGGGCCCTGGTCGAGGTGCAGAGGAGTCAGGATTCTCAATATTCTTTTCCACCTCCTCTTGAGCGGTGGTATTTCCTACTCTTATCGGTGGAAAGTTATTTTGATTCGGAAGATCATCTTCAGGCGCTGGAGCTGCATTTTTACGCATGGATGCACCGTTACCTTTAGAtgaaacttttccttttttctttctaccAAGAGAGGATGATTTCTGCTTGGAACCacgcttttttttattcttatcgTCGTTGTAGCGTCTGAGAAGCTCTGCACTGGAAAATGCTTCAGATACATTCTTTTCAACTTCCTTGAGAATCGACGAGTACTGCTTATCGTACAATCGTTTATTTGTAACTTTCcagaaatgcaatttttttcgctTTCTTTTTGTTGGCACTGGAGAAGCAACTCCAAAAGTGTGAGATTCATTTTGAGCTACAGTTTCAGATTCACTTTCTGAAGTGGAAAGTGAATGTTCTGCAGCATATGACTCGATGAACTCTTGTGCGCTGAGGTCTTGGCTGAGAGCGACAGCCTCAACCCCAGAATCCATAGATAAGTCCGTACCGGAAAGTTGGACTACTAAATCATTTTCATGCTGATTTAGTAGGTCACAGCTTTCGGAATTGGACAACCTAGGTTTTTTCTTCTGGGGAGATGCTACGGTGACGCAATCAAAGAGTTCATGGCTGGAAGTAACAGCCTCATCTTCAGAATGCATTGATATTTCTGGGCTGGAAAGTTCGA is a window from the Bemisia tabaci chromosome 10, PGI_BMITA_v3 genome containing:
- the LOC140225621 gene encoding uncharacterized protein, whose translation is MPSKAQQAKAKRKAQHATKQSDVVLPTVSDDRNYRNKPLSTLFLVDKKTKKSLRKKAYDKLRKALSKCDPSEGENQPEREDDSPSCDLEGASGAKFGYVSLPPEIADDNISDNGLRPHEIPLHFGHETNVNNDRTCHDSILSEKATPHLFELTHSHSLAGEPRDSPPLIYSETQVSQNLNYNCSPDFASVRHQDQLSSHPISGSYVQPQAPRASTMCDIVNVPHASPHTESGQEHLSLEPLTPICQFMKKIRTRIGGEYRGIRVRAVPSADSLSVPADGNEEDSVVSSPPEKRPRLTNTDRYDELSHQENDFLVELSSPEISMHSEDEAVTSSHELFDCVTVASPQKKKPRLSNSESCDLLNQHENDLVVQLSGTDLSMDSGVEAVALSQDLSAQEFIESYAAEHSLSTSESESETVAQNESHTFGVASPVPTKRKRKKLHFWKVTNKRLYDKQYSSILKEVEKNVSEAFSSAELLRRYNDDKNKKKRGSKQKSSSLGRKKKGKVSSKGNGASMRKNAAPAPEDDLPNQNNFPPIRVGNTTAQEEVEKNIENPDSSAPRPGPVQTCSMDRGGGQPLSVSKRNHPSRLAARLSRPSTFRRNVPKASIDQPIFNKTFKSFKVYSRGKLRRNVFILQSPEGMIEKNISSRLKGSQVSAAMEAETLVKWCMIHRKRLLAQFKSVHKELVSECDTRLTIARNLSKEDDCCAAILGPKQHTSFTESYFNELSYKTIPSARGPLILDNEGVVQNVFRYWESARKSHKWPCESDVCKVNEADATNKVKKILSELSQSVVLKAIVLFIVSMNDCSNRVCVESPIKSGHTLSCRLDDGKGAPFVVLQNLGPHYPRVRSLLRQLQTLKRLLHKIDDLDFALYNGNVSELAAVAEAAKLKGGEFEVGGQKFVSEDEIQAKFQKSFKAHKKLMEDLPRNYCLCCERLMHLRSLKSVEKIKPIENQTWLEIFAYAQLTDACCDWICDYCHKKIKNNTIPPIASINQMEVPPIPLEIGCLNSFEKMFIQLVKAFQVVVKAGTVMNRKIPSAHLTSKVVGRTFHLPLPLELTLKRVLESGQTTLPNQELFILVRGLPTKNRKVWESVVNVTNVLKALQWLKKNNPLYQKVEIPKSAEELLRYVPDTETAPKSTTGRDRSTAESDPDEPDAECDPDEPDPDSASDEPDADSDPDEPDSESDEAQPAPSEASLDTEISDDEPQSIQHGARNLSDESVNQRAVHDLTGINAEDVLDADLNVDEDLINNSTDAPQHHDSPQSSDSLNHERAREEPLLQADTSCPDADADQEVNNEPARFLEESNVSLDAGQGQIDGDEPVGAEAEETGPERPLRPGHRPNDSLPPLQNIAAMLTQRDKEDEFYAPYTIFPIYGKRENHRAKDLYQMLKIQEPSVDSRSAKLDAMCFPDLFPDGKNYFQADREVQVDFTNFVHAKMFHRQPQFRKNVQYLFYLLNQATMRELAAGIYQVLNVVHGNMTASEFLKKMEAGEFSKDLTSVFSRVRNTEEYWKKPYSEILSMIETYGPPTFFLTLAPADYDDKDLEAYLKELDGDEKNTKQTAALIAGDAISVCRYYHQKLSAMLAFLAQPGGGPLGVIEHFVWRREYQTRGAPHWHTLLWVKDAPVLGKSSSEEVAKFIQDHITCEIPDKKTFPTLHAKVTKYQQHRCNDYCKRKKTYKNGVKRVCRFDFPRAARSTFELRDAPTAIAGRRNLVKNSRLYDLPRAEGTERINDYNPATMLVWAGNMDLQYVGDKAAIIGKYISKYQTKAETSHMTDVFDSIASVEDVNRSLWNYGLRSLANRECGAFEAADTLMSIPLYGTDPDTTFKWVDTSILRSRRVKPKKEIEKMDPNDVDVFCPSIIDTHYPNRPCEMNDVCLYDYAKYWDIVKSRPIREPLPTFYPYGQKYVRKRKRPHIIQHYRCDPKQKPEQYFYSLLLLFKPWLRIGALKGQCDTYTEAFDAEKHTLQEAMKYHEKVSEIIAAHDAVTELIEAKCREFGEENPELPDDNLLGPEAQEFRRVEAQRAMQDFHDAANLQPEHDLSWLESQLNPDQRRVYENIKGRLSRYVTSHEKNPDDYEAKDPMRKFVSGVGGTGKSYLIKALTQWVKQELKRKIALTAPTGAAASEIKGVTVHRLLQLPVEHGDSLKYTRLSDHVLEILRAELEGVVLIVIDEISMVSSMNFMMIHLRLSEIYDCHEKAPFGGINILAVGDLLQLSPVKGRFIFQKMTDREFKKHFSGGVNINLWTEYFKDYDELLINMRQQSNPEFCQLLDNARLGICTAENQETLRSRLFSFKSSDPDERADELASFVLSKEKEGLCLMPEKAMCNVLNRKALSKLPGEEIHFVAEDSIECKLTDKNRALAKLQKLEEDATRTAGLEKLIVIKENAKVMLTKNMDVPTGFVNGTTGAAQNIVVDSNKRPRAVTLRTEQDSLEMREPEVGKFELQPGIFVHRKQFPLRLSYAGTIHKSQAMSMDTVIADIGNRIFCAGQSYVALSRVRTLEGLHLINFDPEKIKAHKAAIAEYNRLRQMTPHLKHLVMQYSTHRNKHLPDNQWAPKNAKAPNIYGNSPTPKKGASATHWPAFVNSDGVSSFANANLQCLLSYEPVRNSLRSSSGMTSLRAVAKQFQFKQKVSLSSEGIRQELGHRFVEKQEQNPSLFLHALIERSETLQGMCKFALIIQKKCKTCDTKSVDILDEYILRLPPTGQNKNKVTDLLENILSWSPIPNSTCSTCKRNSEVQCSELQKLQDVLFVEMPLWEKKPDGRLVKNTKFRSPALQTTTITVGGHRYRLHGALFHHGPNFETGHCDALVVSGRKFISADDCNVAVGRWPKGSVDAQLLFYRRVDPSNIGPRQKKPAPVKDATDKTVPPAPSAVAKRGGEIPPQTRSDKTARKRLKLDATIASTESRSKNVAPNATTAGPLSDAPKRSHAPPPLAQKSDLSTFPRFQNMPENGSKVSCYANATLQALLSLEPLRSALINYPSRSALRDLANLYHTYRRGLLSAYTVRIETDEKFMLAQQQCAREFMDYLILHNAALMDSTKFTEVLELKCADCSTVRPIESTQYILSMPIRGLQSNIQGLYSALSAWSPNDDIRCEKISADGQRCSGKCFSRTVVRNPGNVLAIQILRTTEIQEGIFVKNDRFQVTELATKNLTLGADRYELHANVRHHGSSIVSGHYTTVIQTAGQYVEADDESIRPYDWCSNQGCSSAYLLIYTKLQP